From Erigeron canadensis isolate Cc75 chromosome 8, C_canadensis_v1, whole genome shotgun sequence, one genomic window encodes:
- the LOC122579132 gene encoding WAT1-related protein At3g28050-like, which translates to MGGGMKSFLEKALPFAAMVMVECGEVGMITLGKAAMNDGLSNLVYVVYYNALGTIILLPNFVFHSCRNRRPPLTLSVLSKLFGLGLLGICLLQVCAYAGINYSSPTLAAALGNLIPAFTFLFAIIFRIEKFDVRKSTSQAKALGTIIAITGAFVMTFYQGPALFKTILGHDSHKNLVSSQQSNWILGSLLIGITCICSASWNVFQTATVKEYPDEVTVVFLFCCFGTIQCAIFTLILKGTTDIWILETGTEWVSIVFAAITGTAIRSRVITWVLCKKGPVYVSMFKPISMVIAVIMGMMFLGDILRLGSVIGALIIALGVYTVLWGQAKEHSLAINDVSRLESSTENTPLLHK; encoded by the exons ATGGGAGGGGGGATGAAGTCTTTTTTGGAAAAGGCGTTGCCTTTTGCGGCTATGGTGATGGTGGAATGTGGTGAAGTTGGGATGATTACATTAGGCAAAGCGGCCATGAATGACGGGCTAAGCAATCTTGTATATGTTGTTTATTATAATGCACTTGGTACCATCATTCTTCTTCCAAATTTCGTCTTCCACAGCTGCAG AAATAGAAGACCCCCTCTCACTTTATCTGTCCTTTCTAAACTCTTCGGCCTTGGCCTTTTAGG GATCTGTCTTCTGCAGGTATGTGCATATGCGGGTATCAACTATAGCTCTCCAACTCTAGCGGCTGCATTAGGCAACTTGATTCCAGCTTTTACATTCTTGTTCGCTATAATCTTCAG GATTGAGAAGTTTGATGTCAGAAAATCAACAAGCCAAGCAAAAGCATTAGGCACGATCATAGCTATAACAGGAGCATTCGTGATGACTTTTTATCAAGGTCCAGCTTTATTCAAGACGATTCTTGGTCATGATTCACACAAAAATCTAGTTTCATCACAACAATCAAACTGGATACTTGGGAGTTTACTTATTGGAATCACTTGCATTTGCTCTGCATCATGGAATGTTTTTCag ACGGCAACTGTAAAGGAGTACCCAGATGAAGTTACTGTGGTTTTCTTGTTTTGCTGCTTTGGGACAATCCAATGTGCAATTTTTACTCTCATATTAAAAGGAACTACTGATATTTGGATTCTGGAAACTGGTACTGAGTGGGTGTCTATTGTTTTTGCG GCAATTACAGGTACTGCAATTCGTAGCAGAGTTATAACATGGGTTCTATGCAAAAAAGGCCCGGTTTATGTGTCCATGTTCAAACCCATCTCTATGGTGATTGCAGTGATTATGGGGATGATGTTTCTTGGTGATATTCTACGTTTAGGCAG TGTAATTGGAGCACTGATAATCGCTCTAGGAGTTTATACAGTTTTATGGGGACAAGCCAAAGAGCATAGCTTGGCAATAAACGATGTTTCTAGACTCGAATCATCAACCGAAAACACCCCTCTCCTCCATAAATGA
- the LOC122610742 gene encoding WAT1-related protein At5g40240-like produces MTTERSKAWSWTNDVLPLVFMLLITCLDMTVMTIVKAAMNDGMKSIVYIVYHNALGTLILLPFFVIHIFRNGGVPPLTFHIVFRFFILGLLGLCGFQILLYVGVNYSSPTLASAITNLLPGITFLLAVIFRMEKIDIRSSSTRAKLLGTVIAISGAMVFTIYRGPEIIHMNPSPDSPNQILLSHPSTWVFGGLIVLIAVVLGSIWNILQSTTVKEYQDQPTIVFFYCLFGTISCIALSLFLKHDPSAWVVQPGIQMIAIVCGAVFSTAFRSTAATWCLQKKGPVFVSMFTPLSIVIAVIMGVTFLGDSLLLGSAIGAAIVAVGFYTVLWGQAKEKSTLLMVMERDTDVADEPGSLNHSVPLLSSVNE; encoded by the exons ATGACTACGGAAAGAAGCAAGGCATGGTCATGGACGAATGATGTGCTGCCCTTAGTGTTTATGTTATTAATAACATGCCTGGATATGACGGTAATGACTATCGTGAAAGCAGCCATGAATGATGGTATGAAAAGTATTGTCTATATTGTCTACCATAATGCTCTTGGCACATTAATCCTACTTCCATTTTTCGTCATTCATATATTCAG AAACGGTGGGGTTCCTCCGCTTACTTTCCATATTGTTTTTAGGTTCTTCATCCTTGGACTTTTAGG GCTGTGTGGTTTTCAGATACTACTATACGTAGGTGTAAACTACAGCTCTCCAACCTTGGCAAGTGCTATAACAAACTTGCTTCCAGGAATCACATTCTTGCTTGCAGTCATTTTCAG GATGGAGAAAATAGACATAAGAAGTTCAAGTACTCGAGCAAAATTATTGGGTACCGTAATAGCAATATCAGGAGCAATGGTGTTCACGATCTATAGAGGCCCGGAAATAATTCACATGAACCCTTCTCCTGATTCACCCAATCAGATTCTTTTGTCACATCCATCAACCTGGGTCTTTGGAGGTCTGATTGTTCTTATCGCCGTTGTTCTTGGCTCCATATGGAATATCTTACAA TCAACAACAGTTAAAGAGTACCAGGATCAACCCActattgtatttttttactgCCTCTTTGGGACTATAAGTTGTATAGCTCTGTCACTTTTCTTAAAACATGATCCAAGCGCTTGGGTCGTACAACCCGGAATTCAGATGATTGCTATTGTTTGTGGG GCGGTATTTTCTACTGCATTTAGAAGTACAGCTGCTACTTGGTGCTTGCAGAAGAAAGGTCCAGTTTTTGTGAGCATGTTCACACCCCTCTCGATAGTTATCGCAGTCATCATGGGTGTCACATTTCTTGGTGATTCACTTCTTTTAGGAAG TGCCATTGGAGCTGCAATAGTTGCTGTTGGATTTTATACTGTGCTATGGGGGCAGGCCAAAGAGAAGAGCACGTTACTGATGGTTATGGAGCGCGATACGGATGTTGCTGATGAACCTGGATCACTGAACCATAGTGTCCCTCTCCTATCATCCGTAAATGAATGA
- the LOC122610743 gene encoding uncharacterized protein LOC122610743, translating to MTITRRQTWSWTEDVLPFVVMLMIACLDVAELTIVKAAMNGGMSSIVYVVYHDALGTFILLPFFIVHISRNIRRPPLSFHLLFRFFILGLLGICLFQVFAYGGIYYSSPTMASAISNLTPANTFLIAVLFRMEKIDLKSSSSLAKILGTIVTISGAMVYTFYQGPEVFHIGQSTDLPNQLLLSQPANWVLGGLFLVIGAIISALWSVLQAATAREYPDQRTMVFFYCIFGTIQCIVLSPFLERNPSAWMLHPGIGMIAVVFGAVFSVVFRSTAITWCLEKKGPVFVAMFSPLSIVIAVIMGITFLGDSLHLGSAIGATIVAGGFYTVMWGQAKEKNKLPSVVMEEDLAVADEPGSSDSTTPLLSSRNESKCYMTTERSKTWSWTNDVLPLVFMLIMTCLDMAVMTIVKAAMNDGMKSIVYIVYHNALGTLILLPFFVIHIFRNGGIPPLTFHIVFRFFILGLLGLCGFQILLYVGVNYSSPTLASAITNLLPGTTFLLAVIFRMEKIDIRSSSTRAKLSGTFIAISGAMVFTFYRGPEIIHMNPSPNSPNQLLLSQSSNWVFGGLIILIAIVVSSICNVLKTATVKEYQDQPTLVFFYCLFGTISCIALSLFLNQSPSTWVVKPGIRMSAIVCGAVFSTAFRSTAATWCLEKKGPVFVSMFTPLSIVIAVIMGITFLGDSLLLGSAIGAAIVAVGFYTVLWGQAKEKSKLLMVMERDTDVADEPGSLYHSVPLLSSVNE from the exons ATGACAATAACGAGAAGACAGACATGGTCATGGACGGAAGATGTGCTACCTTTTGTTGTTATGCTGATGATAGCATGTTTGGATGTGGCTGAATTGACGATAGTCAAAGCAGCCATGAATGGTGGAATGTCGAGTATCGTTTATGTTGTTTACCATGATGCTCTTGGAACATTCATCCTTTTGCCATTCTTCATTGTCCACATTTCCAG AAACATTAGGCGTCCTCCGCTCAGTTTCCATCTTCTATTCAGATTCTTCATTCTTGGCCTTTTAGG AATTTGTCTTTTTCAGGTGTTTGCATATGGAGGTATTTACTACAGCTCTCCAACCATGGCTAGTGCCATATCGAACTTGACTCCTGCAAACACATTTTTGATTGCAGTCTTATTCAG GATGGAGAAAATAGACCTAAAAAGTTCAAGCAGTCTAGCAAAAATATTGGGTACCATAGTAACAATATCAGGGGCAATGGTGTACACATTCTATCAAGGCCCGGAGGTTTTTCACATAGGCCAATCGACTGATTTACCCAATCAGCTTCTTTTGTCACAGCCCGCAAATTGGGTTCTTGGGGGTCTGTTTCTTGTTATTGGTGCAATCATTAGTGCCTTATGGAGTGTTTTACAA GCAGCAACAGCCAGAGAGTACCCGGATCAACGCACCATGGTTTTCTTCTACTGCATATTTGGGACAATACAGTGTATAGTTCTATCTCCTTTCCTAGAACGAAATCCAAGCGCTTGGATGCTTCATCCTGGAATTGGGATGATTGCTGTTGTTTTTGGG GCGGTATTTTCTGTTGTATTTCGTAGTACTGCTATCACTTGGTGTTTGGAGAAGAAAGGCCCAGTATTTGTGGCTATGTTCTCTCCCCTCTCAATAGTTATCGCAGTCATAATGGGAATCACATTTCTTGGCGATTCACTTCACTTAGGAAG TGCAATTGGAGCCACAATAGTGGCTGGTGGATTTTATACTGTCATGTGGGGTCAGGccaaagaaaagaacaagttaCCATCTGTGGTGATGGAGGAGGACTTGGCCGTTGCAGACGAACCTGGATCATCTGACTCAACCACCCCTCTCCTTTCATCCAGAAACGAATCAAAATGTT ATATGACTACGGAAAGAAGCAAGACATGGTCATGGACAAATGATGTGCTGCCCTTagtttttatgttaataatGACATGCCTGGATATGGCGGTGATGACTATCGTCAAAGCAGCCATGAATGATGGTATGAAAAGTATTGTCTATATTGTCTACCATAATGCTCTTGGCACATTAATTCTACTTCCATTTTTCGTCATTCATATATTCAG AAACGGTGGGATTCCTCCGCTCACTTTCCATATTGTTTTTAGGTTCTTCATCCTTGGACTTTTAGG GCTGTGTGGTTTTCAGATACTGCTATACGTAGGTGTAAACTACAGCTCTCCAACCTTGGCAAGTGCTATAACAAACTTGCTTCCAGGAACCACATTCTTGCTTGCAGTCATTTTCAG GATGGAGAAAATAGACATAAGAAGTTCAAGTACTAGAGCAAAGTTATCAGGTACCTTCATAGCAATATCAGGAGCAATGGTGTTCACATTCTATAGAGGCCCAGAAATAATTCACATGAACCCTTCTCCCAATTCACCCAATCAGCTTCTTTTGTCACAATCATCAAACTGGGTCTTTGGAGGTCTAATTATTCTTATTGCCATTGTGGTTAGTTCCATATGTAACGTCTTAAAA ACAGCAACAGTTAAAGAGTACCAGGATCAACCCACTCTTGTATTTTTCTACTGCCTCTTTGGGACTATTAGTTGTATAGCTTTGTCACTTTTCTTAAACCAAAGTCCAAGCACTTGGGTGGTAAAACCAGGAATTCGGATGAGCGCTATTGTTTGTGGG GCGGTATTTTCTACTGCATTTAGAAGTACAGCTGCTACTTGGTGCTTGGAGAAGAAAGGACCCGTTTTTGTGAGCATGTTCACACCCCTCTCGATAGTTATTGCAGTCATCATGGGTATCACATTTCTTGGTGATTCACTTCTTTTAGGAAG TGCCATTGGAGCTGCAATAGTTGCTGTTGGATTTTATACTGTGCTATGGGGGCAGGCTAAAGAGAAGAGCAAGTTACTGATGGTTATGGAGCGCGATACGGATGTTGCTGATGAACCTGGATCACTGTACCATAGTGTCCCTCTCCTATCATCCGTAAATGAATAA
- the LOC122578283 gene encoding ubiquitin-conjugating enzyme E2-23 kDa-like: MSSPSKRREMDVMKLMMSDYAVEPINEGINELNVEFHGPKESLYEGGVWKIRVELPDAYPYKSPSIGFQNRIFHPNVDELSGSVCLDVINQSWSPMFDLLNVFEVFLPQLLLYPNPSDPLNGDAASLMIKDKEQYEKKVKEYCELYAKKGDISGTLTDDSEDASDGDVSDGRSESSEEDVAANADP, encoded by the exons ATGTCATCTCCTAGCAAAAGGAGGGAAATGGATGTTATGAAGCT GATGATGAGTGACTATGCTGTGGAGCCAATTAATGAAGGGATTAATGAACTTAATGTGGAGTTCCATGGTCCAAAAGAAA GTCTATACGAAGGCGGTGTGTGGAAAATCCGTGTGGAGCTTCCTGATGCTTATCCATATAAATCTCCTTCTATAGGGTTTCAAAATAGGATATTCCACCCCAATGTCGATGAGTT GTCTGGTTCTGTTTGCTTGGATGTCATTAACCAATCATGGAGTCCTATGTTTG ATCTCTTAAACGTATTTGAGGTTTTCCTCCCCCAACTTTTGCTATACCCAAATCCTTCAGACCCATTAAATGGTGATGCAGCATCACTGATGATCAAGGACAAAGAGCAATATGAGAAGAAAGTAAAAG AGTACTGTGAGCTGTATGCAAAGAAGGGGGATATAAGTGGCACACTCACAGATGACAGTGAAGATGCAAGTGATGGTGATGTTAGCGATGGAAGAAGTGAATCAAGTGAAGAAGATGTTGCTGCAAATGCAGATCCATAA
- the LOC122578518 gene encoding WAT1-related protein At3g28050-like, whose amino-acid sequence MAGDRRYYCYKDVLPFAAMVTMECFNVGLNTLYKAATLRGMSYHVFIVYSYAVAAFLLLPAPFFSNRSRVLPSVNFSIVSKIGLLGIIGCTSQIMGYTGIIYSSPTLASAISNLVPAFTFILAVTFRMETLSFSKKSTRAKCLGTIVSVTGAFVVTLYKGPKIIWNISSSPSGSMPVSLGSSQPNWALGGLFLTSEYILVPLWYIVQTQIMKEYPAELTVVFFYNLIVSILAAIVASFTEPDSSAWKIKPDIALASILCSGVLGSCLNNSVHTWALRLKGPLFVSMFKPLSIAIAVVMGVMFLGDDLYLGSVIGAAIISIGFYTVMWGKAKEDAIKAEVVNLESSSTPRSPLLQYYKDEDVERR is encoded by the exons atggctggCGACCGGAGATACTACTGTTACAAGGATGTCCTGCCATTCGCCGCCATGGTCACCATGGAGTGCTTCAACGTTGGACTTAATACCTTGTACAAAGCTGCCACACTCCGTGGAATGAGCTATCATGTTTTTATAGTTTACTCCTATGCGGTCGCGGCCTTTCTCCTCCTGCCGGCACCCTTCTTTTCCAACAG ATCAAGGGTGCTTCCTTCAGTGAATTTCTCAATAGTTAGCAAAATCGGACTTTTAGGAATCATTGG ATGTACATCACAGATCATGGGATATACCGGAATTATTTACAGCTCGCCAACGTTAGCTTCTGCCATCAGTAATCTTGTTCCTGCTTTTACCTTCATCCTTGCCGTTACTTTCAG GATGGAGACATtatctttttcaaagaaaagtACCCGGGCGAAGTGTTTGGGCACAATTGTGTCTGTAACTGGTGCGTTTGTTGTCACACTTTACAAAGGTCCCAAGATTATTTGGAATATATCCTCTTCACCTTCTGGTTCTATGCCGGTTTCCCTGGGCTCTTCACAACCAAACTGGGCTCTCGGTGGCCTATTTCTAACTTCCGAGTATATCTTGGTCCCGTTGTGGTACATCGTGCAG ACACAAATCATGAAAGAGTATCCAGCAGAGTTGACGGTGGTGTTCTTTTACAATTTAATAGTCAGCATTTTGGCTGCAATTGTGGCCTCTTTTACTGAACCAGATTCAAGTGCTTGGAAAATCAAGCCAGATATAGCCTTAGCTTCAATTTTGTGTTCA GGTGTGCTTGGTTCGTGTTTGAACAATAGTGTACATACGTGGGCATTACGCCTAAAAGGCCCATTATTTGTTTCCATGTTTAAGCCGTTGTCAATTGCTATAGCGGTCGTCATGGGTGTTATGTTCCTTGGGGATGACCTCTATCTTGGAAG TGTGATTGGAGCAGCAATAATATCAATTGGATTCTATACGGTGATGTGGGGCAAAGCGAAAGAAGATGCAATAAAAGCTGAAGTTGTAAATTTGGAGTCATCCTCCACACCAAGATCACCCTTATTGCAGTATTACAAGGACGAGGACGTGGAAAGAAGATAA